Genomic DNA from Nicotiana tabacum cultivar K326 chromosome 21, ASM71507v2, whole genome shotgun sequence:
atcaaatctAATCAATGGTCCAGATTCCCCCATACCATATTAAACCCTAATGACTACCCCCATCTCTCATTTCCcccctctcattctctctcatGCACTTACTGAGCCTAAGATTTTACCCCTTTAAATTTCCAGTTGAAGGATCTGCGCGATTAGGATACATGGGCAGCCCTGTTTCCCCCACGATTATGTATCATAAACTCTACAATGTTTAAGAAAAACAGTTTACAGAGACAAACTAGGCATGCACCAATTGCCAGACAAACTAACTAAAAAGGGGGAAAGGATGGATGTGAAGCCTGTTTAGGAGTTTTGCTACACATAATTTCAAATGCACAATAAATACAGTGCTAAAAACTTTAAAGGTTGAACCAATCacgtttaaatcctggatccgttTTTGCCTCCTAACACTCAATGACATCGAGAGGGTACTAATAAATGAAATTTTGTATCAGATATACTGCACTATTTATAAATTTGCAGTTTGTCGCAACCTAAAACTGACCAGATCAAACATCAAACTATATTAATGCCATCTGTATAACGCTAAGAAAGATCTTTTGGCacttttttttaggaaaatatttaagaaatatACAATCAGTTTCTTTTTTTCAAGTTCTCTTACCAAAGAATACAAGTGGAGCACTTCTATAAAACCAGGAACTTGCAAGCTACTCTTTGGCATATAATTACATATAGCATATTACGCGCATTACACGCCTACAGCTTGCTGGAAATGGCAAGTGGACGGCCATTGACTAAGTTACTTATTGTTGTAATAATGTTTTCAGTAGCAGTAGCATTGATGGGGATTTCTAAAGGCCAAACAGATTACCCTCGCCTTCTCCTGCCCTCCTCCAAATTGTGGCGATAGAGAAAGTAGTCCAGCTCCCTCTCCTGCTGTTTCTCACTTCTCTCCGCATTTCCTTGTGACCAAATCCCTCGTgtcgtttttcttttcttccttctacTAGATACTCATCTGTATAATTTCTCTTTGTTCATGGTGATTGTGAGATTAGAGGGAGATGAATATATATATGGCTCCTTGTCACATCATATTTAGTTGGGTTTGTATCCTATTGATGATTGTTCTGTTTTAATAAAAACTTGAATCTATTTCTTTGGCTTACACATAAGATAAACCAATATCACATGCTCTTTATTTAGTATACTCCCAACTTGTGAACTTGTGACTGTACATCTTGCTCATCAGATTGAAGCCAATCTCTAGAAGTTCTTAACATGATGAGCTTAATAGTTGAGAGTTGAACATAAAAATTCCATTGTTTTCTCTTAAAAATTTATGAAGGAGATTAGTAGTTAGTCTTGGCATCCAGGGAACACAATCTTATCAGTTGGTAGAGTATTCCATTCAAAATCAGCTTAAGACACTTCCACTTATTTCAAGCCATTCAAGGACTGTAGTTTGAGAggtaaataaaagccataggaactATGAGCCTGAACCTTCGAGCTTACATGGAACATAAATAGATGGGGAACGAGAAAGAGAAAACGATGAGCCAtcactttttcttttactttgtttTGCACTCACTTAACTAGGTAGTATTTTTACATTATAATCTCGGATGCATAATCTCTTACTCACCAGAATGTTGGGAGCATCTGACCATGATCCACTTCTCAAAGTAGATGCCTTTGTTATTCCAAAATTTATACCCTTTCGTTTTTCCACTAATTTTCTGAGAAAATCAATAATCAAATGCTAATTCTAGACATTATTTTGAATCTCAGATGATTTTACATTCCTTAAGGGTTTAATTTCgactaaattttttaaaattcatcaaagcAAACTTCCAAGTCTCAAATACAATTTCCGAGTGCCTAAGAAAATAACaacttttgaaagaaaattaaagtACTTTCAATTAGTATTAGGTAGGATGTTTTCATGTAGTTATTTCCATTTAGCACTCCAACAAAATGATAAACATACTTTACCCCATACTTTATTGCTATGCAGTACCATTCATACTATCTATTAAAGAATAGCAAGAATAAGAAAACAAGAACTTTAAATtctgccaatcattttactcttcATCTCATGTCacctcttttctttgttttgaatAGCTTGATGGCCCTTTATAAGGATTCAAAGCTATAAATCAAACTCATGGTGCAAATTAGTGCCATCACAGACTCTGTATTTAAAAGTTATCTAAACTCATGTCCAAAGGAAATTAGACAAaaagatacaacaacaacaacaacaacccagtataatcccacttagtggggtatggggagtgtagtgtgtacgcagaccttacccctaccctggggtagagaggctgtttccaaatagaccctccgcatccttccctccaagaacttcccaccttgctcttgggtagACTCGAACttacaacctcttggttggaagtggaggttgaaATTAGACAAAAAGATGGAAAATAAGAAATGAAGAGAAGCATTTTAGTCCTTGATCTCTCATGGAAGACGAAGACTAACATCTTAATACAGCATGCTCAATTCACATAGGAGGAATATGCGGCTCAAACTCAACTAAATTCGATTTTCTGGTAAGCCATCTATATTACAAAACGAAAACAACAAGGACGAAAAAATAATATGCCTGAAACTTCACAAACAGATATCCCAAATATCCTTATGTTACTTACATGCTGCTATACAGGACCATCTATCTGGCTCAATATGAGAACTCGCGACCTCGAAGTAAAATATATTTCTTAACTCAGACGGCAATGTCCTAGGCACAAGCCTACGACAATCTATCATATACTCTACAATATTTAAACAAATCAGTTTACACATTTACTGAAAAGGATGTGAGGCCTGATTTATGCATTTTGTTACATGTTGAATCGGAAATAAATGGAGTAAACAGGCTGAGGCCGTTAGGCAACCTGATATCAGTGGCGGAGGTTGGTGATCAAGATTGGGgattcaaaattttttttttgtagctaGTGGGAACTGAACCCACGAccttatgtagattttgaacCTCCTTAaccactaaactacacttttggattgtgttaagggtgttcaaaacttaatatatagagataaaaaatagattttgccttatatataaaGTGTAATTTTTTGGCGAAGGGTGTTCGGGTCAACTGCCGCCCCTgcctgatatatatatatatatagatatagactaCTAAATCAACTGGAAATCTAAATGATAAAGAGTAATTTGAACGAAACGGTAATAAGGTTACCTGGCTCTCCTCGATCTGTTTGTAGTACCTTTCCCAAAGGGCTTTATCCATCTTCTTTGTGCCCGCTGGGCAATAATCTTCCTCTGAATCATAGTCACTATAAATAAGCGTTTTTAGCGGACTGGACGTATCATCATCAACCTTTTCTTCATCAGTGAAACTCATGCTATCGTCAATGGAAGTTTCGGTACCGATCTTCTCACCTCCTTCATCGATCTTATGATTCTTTTGCGGCGGGGACTCCGTTTCCTCTGCTATTGACAACGGCACGTTCTGTATCACTGAGCTCGACGATGGCTGCGACGGCGAAGGCAGTGCACGATTCATGTCGAACTGATTTGAATGAAAAACCGGCTACAATCGCCCGAATCTTGGATCACAAAGCTACCGCATTGACAAATATATTCTCATGGTTGGAATAGATTTAAAATAGTCCCTTAAATATATTTTTGAGCAATTTGATCCTTAAATGTGGCATCCgtcaaatatttaaaaaaactCTGTGATACATTTTTAACGgaaactctaaaaataaaagatttaACCAGACACTAAGAAAGTTTTTAATCCAGAAACAGCAATTGAAAAAATACATTAGATACCAAAAACAGCAGGATTTTTTATTTACATGACAAGAGCAATTTATTCCTTCTCAGGATCCGAGGTCCTCTGATAGATCGAAAAGAGCAAAGTTTTtaataggaggggatttcaatagCCATATTGGGACAGCATCCGGGGGTTATTATGACGTGCATGTAGGCtttgattttggaattaggaacGGACGAGGCTTTggtcacgcccaactctagtcctaaaaagaataagtggtcgctgcaaatataatccggtctaaaagttcATAATCGAATCTCACTGAGAattaaggcttagctacaactgttcaaaATCACTAAAAAGGCAAGCTCGAATAGtttctaagttataaatattaagattcttatgtttaattaattaactaacaaattaaaatagtgaATTAACAACTAGAGATAAtaagggttggagacaagattaaggaggtcta
This window encodes:
- the LOC142175541 gene encoding uncharacterized protein LOC142175541, translating into MNRALPSPSQPSSSSVIQNVPLSIAEETESPPQKNHKIDEGGEKIGTETSIDDSMSFTDEEKVDDDTSSPLKTLIYSDYDSEEDYCPAGTKKMDKALWERYYKQIEESQATNYEVESVLKVNGGGCRDFIYYLTFSVKNGEHEVFQAKVVEDLNYNLEFPIVRPKVKAVNE